The following proteins are encoded in a genomic region of Triticum dicoccoides isolate Atlit2015 ecotype Zavitan chromosome 1B, WEW_v2.0, whole genome shotgun sequence:
- the LOC119300850 gene encoding uncharacterized protein LOC119300850 — protein sequence MALERRALMGGPIHLQGNLNLHAYVQKKNKERCQGQEKLNTFTGLCLSCQSKKPEGGWVIPGVGLRIDAYSGKFKEHNGPDSDPASQDIDTTISLQSGDGKKGGRLYVGDGAICKKDIPKLSHLRATTSSSGPSIEHRPQPGLHMLHQLEANARLREEQAMKMQQAMFQQQEFMVKQQAILQETFAQLRNNMQGSTLPVLPPLPTLPNFNFVDLHLAKQVQLTPTTVHVASTSPQQ from the exons ATGGCTTTGGAGCGGCGTGCCTTGATGGGTGGTCCGATACACCTTCAAGGCAACCTCAACCTCCACGCTTACGTGCAGAAGAAG AATAAGGAGAGATGTCAGGGCCAAGAGAAGCTCAATACCTTCACGGGATTATGTCTCTCCTGCCAGTCAAAGAAACCGGAAGGGGGGTGGGTCATCCCAGGCGTTGGCTTGAGGATTGATGCATACAGTGGGAAGTTCAAGGAGCACAATGGGCCTGACTCTGATCCGGCCTCACAGGACATTGACACTACAATTTCCCTCCAGTCGGGAGATGGCAAGAAGGGTGGTCGGTTATATGTTGGCGACGGTGCCATCTGTAAGAAGGACATCCCAAAACTCTCTCACCTCCGTGCTACCACGTCGAGCTCAGGTCCTTCTATAGAGCATCGCCCACAGCCTGGGCTGCACATGCTCCATCAACTCGAG GCCAATGCCAGGCTTCGAGAGGAGCAAGCCATGAAAATGCAGCAGGCCATGTTTCAACAGCAAGAATTCATGGTTAAACAACAGGCAATCCTGCAGGAGACATTTGCTCAACTCAGAAATAATATGCAGGGTTCCACTTTGCCCGTTCTTCCTCCTCTTCCGACTCTTCCTAATTTCAACTTT GTGGATCTTCACCTGGCCAAGCAAGTCCAGTTGACACCCACTACGGTTCATGTCGCTTCGACCTCCCCGCAACAATGA